Proteins from a genomic interval of Gossypium hirsutum isolate 1008001.06 chromosome A09, Gossypium_hirsutum_v2.1, whole genome shotgun sequence:
- the LOC107888878 gene encoding uncharacterized protein — translation MPEKGGSFVPVHQWRLGLLTALVLVGMVVVWSIDGCTIKTFVQSWQFKQDYITLKVNSFANINQAHQNFSHSLRNLTLNPTLNTTHFPFLNVNSSLETKKSSLNWVSAELENNFTANLLSRWLAEGGEPCKDSKTVEIKIPGLDKDDLVELSAGEIHYFMFQALDESGNVHCLGGDYFEFDLSGDSWKSRPLVKDFGNGTYSVSLQVHPDFSGDYNLTVILLFRHFQGLKFSPARFAYDKQLRHIKIRFFRTKTQLPELQICQKSDFNRDVWSGRWTRHGKNDGCRISNDGRYRCLAPDFPCRNPWCNGSLGVLESNGWVYSSHCSFRLFAVDSGWDCLKNRWIFFWGDSNHVDTIRNMLNFVLGLPEIKSVPRRFDMNFSNPKDRSQTVRITSIFNGHWNGTQNYLGLDSLKDEGFRNLLKKYFSEDTVPDTIIMNSGLHDGVHWSNIRAFSRGAEYAASFWKAIMESVRRRGLVVPQIIFRSTIATGGYARLLAFNPNKMEAFNGVFLEKLKQAGLVSSVIDNFDMTFSWHFDNRCNDGVHYGRAPLKMKWRDGEIGHQYFVDLMLCHVLLNVLCAR, via the coding sequence ATGCCGGAGAAAGGAGGGAGCTTTGTTCCAGTTCATCAATGGCGTCTTGGTTTGTTAACAGCTTTGGTTCTGGTTGGTATGGTGGTAGTTTGGAGCATAGATGGATGCACCATCAAAACCTTCGTCCAATCGTGGCAGTTTAAACAAGATTACATCACCTTGAAAGTTAACTCCTTTGCTAATATCAATCAAGCCCACCAAAATTTTTCACATTCTCTTCGAAATCTTACCTTAAATCCAACTTTAAATACTACCCATTTCCCCTTTTTGAATGTTAATTCTTCCCTCGAAACCAAAAAATCAAGCTTGAACTGGGTTTCAGCTGAGCTTGAGAACAACTTCACTGCAAATCTGTTGAGTAGGTGGCTGGCTGAAGGAGGGGAGCCATGTAAGGACTCTAAAACAGTGGAAATCAAGATTCCTGGCTTGGATAAGGATGATTTAGTGGAGTTATCAGCTGGTGAAATCCATTATTTCATGTTTCAAGCACTGGATGAATCTGGGAATGTTCATTGTTTAGGTGGGGATTACTTTGAATTTGATCTTTCAGGAGATTCATGGAAATCAAGGCCTTTGGTGAAAGATTTTGGGAATGGTACTTACTCAGTTTCACTTCAAGTTCATCCTGATTTTTCCGGTGACTATAATCTCACTGTTATTTTGCTTTTTAGACATTTCCAAGGTCTTAAATTTTCACCTGCAAGATTTGCATATGATAAACAATTGCGCCATATAAAGATTAGGTTCTTTAGGACTAAAACTCAATTGCCTGAATTGCAAATTTGtcaaaaatctgatttcaatagAGATGTTTGGTCTGGTAGATGGACTAGACATGGTAAGAATGATGGTTGTCGGATTAGTAACGACGGTCGGTATCGATGCCTGGCACCAGATTTTCCATGTCGGAATCCGTGGTGTAATGGTTCCTTAGGGGTTTTAGAGAGTAATGGATGGGTGTATTCGAGCCATTGTTCGTTCCGGTTGTTTGCGGTTGATTCCGGTTGGGATTGTTTGAAGAATAGGTGGATTTTCTTCTGGGGTGATTCCAATCATGTGGATACCATAAGGAATATGCTTAATTTTGTGTTAGGGTTGCCCGAGATCAAATCGGTACCGAGAAGGTTTGATATGAACTTTTCGAACCCGAAAGATCGGTCTCAGACGGTTCGGATCACTAGCATTTTCAATGGTCATTGGAATGGAACACAGAATTATTTAGGTTTGGATTCTTTGAAAGATGAAGGGTTCCGGAATTTGTTAAAGAAGTACTTCTCGGAGGATACGGTCCCAGATACTATCATCATGAACTCTGGCTTGCATGATGGTGTTCACTGGTCAAATATTCGAGCATTTTCTCGTGGGGCAGAGTATGCAGCATCATTCTGGAAAGCCATTATGGAATCGGTGAGGCGGAGAGGGTTAGTAGTGCCACAAATCATTTTCCGGTCCACGATCGCAACCGGTGGGTATGCAAGATTACTGGCATTTAATCCTAATAAGATGGAGGCATTCAATGGAGTGTTTTTAGAGAAATTGAAACAGGCCGGGCTGGTTTCTAGTGTCATCGATAACTTCGATATGACATTTTCATGGCATTTCGATAACAGGTGCAACGATGGTGTTCATTACGGGAGGGCTCCCCTAAAGATGAAGTGGAGAGATGGTGAGATTGGACACCAGTACTTCGTCGATCTCATGTTATGTCATGTGCTGCTTAATGTTCTATGTGCAAGATAG